In Leptospira congkakensis, a single window of DNA contains:
- a CDS encoding LIC12231 family lipoprotein — MKFSHWLFLFILTFSSCVTSYRDYPLIDTPSKFSNASKSKLYYHLEPFPILEFGGYTALKSFFRTNLKSKFSETEEISDPKTIPAKGVYCKVSTQWIPISAPSLIFGYISVATATILPAWSSKEGFDVTYSLYKDGQKIKDFNYSTRRSIFLWIFALPAIWVNLLTSSEEEVFKAMSYQFIEDAKPFINE; from the coding sequence ATGAAATTCAGTCATTGGTTATTTCTATTCATTCTAACTTTTTCTTCCTGCGTAACAAGTTACAGGGATTATCCGTTGATTGATACTCCATCGAAATTTTCAAACGCATCGAAATCAAAATTATATTACCATTTAGAACCATTTCCAATTTTAGAATTTGGCGGGTATACTGCATTAAAATCATTCTTCCGCACTAATTTGAAGTCCAAATTTAGTGAAACAGAAGAAATATCAGATCCAAAAACCATTCCCGCAAAAGGAGTTTATTGCAAGGTATCAACTCAGTGGATACCGATATCTGCTCCGTCTTTGATCTTTGGATATATTTCCGTAGCAACTGCAACTATCCTACCAGCCTGGAGCTCAAAAGAAGGATTCGATGTTACCTATTCTTTGTACAAAGATGGTCAAAAGATAAAAGATTTTAATTATTCCACAAGAAGATCAATATTTCTTTGGATCTTTGCTTTACCAGCAATTTGGGTAAATCTTTTAACATCTTCAGAAGAAGAGGTTTTCAAAGCGATGTCTTATCAATTCATTGAAGATGCAAAACCATTTATCAATGAATGA
- a CDS encoding adenylate/guanylate cyclase domain-containing protein, whose protein sequence is MKLSLVDEILIAREMKNEKTVAFVRFALFSVTSILDSLSYFGWIHYTIVPTSLITVGLDVLFLIFATLVLVFLFYLPYKPYLKFFTITLDYFIIGLMIFLDPTILKGNGLIYFIAMTSAMFVFQFNLLRHSKAGTIYGAILAFVYFLVVSIGLEDGYPFDLIPMIFGLGMMLAMGYLTTVSNIEMVKEANAKQMMERFLPSQLVSEFYKNKAQLEPGGENKEVTILFSDIRSFTKFSEQRTAEEVVQFLNHYLSRMTEVIFKFNGTIDKFIGDAIMTIFGAPFKRDDDALRAVKSAVAMIREIEILNDTMPNPEDKLQVGIGIHTGEAIVGNIGSDRRLDYTVIGDNVNLASRIEGLTKHYNCPILISEVTFKQVVGKYSLDDGFQIREIDQVIVKGKSKPITVYEVICLAV, encoded by the coding sequence ATGAAACTTTCGTTAGTTGATGAAATCTTGATTGCAAGGGAAATGAAAAACGAAAAAACTGTCGCTTTTGTTCGATTTGCCCTATTCTCAGTCACTTCTATTTTAGATAGTTTATCCTATTTTGGATGGATCCATTATACCATTGTTCCAACTAGTCTCATCACTGTTGGATTGGATGTTTTATTTCTAATCTTTGCCACCCTTGTTTTGGTTTTTCTATTTTATTTACCTTACAAACCATATCTAAAATTTTTCACGATTACATTAGACTATTTTATCATTGGGCTTATGATTTTTCTTGACCCAACGATTCTAAAAGGAAACGGCCTTATCTATTTTATCGCAATGACGAGTGCCATGTTTGTTTTCCAGTTCAATCTTCTGAGACACTCGAAAGCAGGAACGATCTATGGTGCTATTTTGGCATTTGTATATTTCCTTGTGGTCTCCATTGGATTAGAAGATGGTTACCCATTTGATTTAATTCCCATGATATTTGGATTGGGAATGATGCTTGCAATGGGGTATCTAACAACGGTTTCCAATATCGAAATGGTGAAAGAAGCCAATGCAAAACAAATGATGGAACGATTCCTTCCTTCACAGTTAGTCAGTGAGTTTTATAAAAACAAGGCGCAACTAGAACCTGGAGGCGAAAACAAAGAGGTAACCATTCTTTTCTCAGATATTCGATCTTTTACAAAATTTTCAGAGCAACGGACTGCCGAAGAAGTGGTTCAATTCTTAAATCATTATTTATCTCGCATGACAGAGGTCATATTTAAATTTAATGGCACCATTGATAAATTTATCGGTGATGCAATCATGACCATATTTGGTGCTCCGTTCAAACGAGATGACGATGCTCTCCGCGCCGTCAAATCCGCTGTCGCTATGATTCGAGAAATAGAGATACTAAACGATACGATGCCAAATCCAGAAGACAAATTACAAGTGGGAATTGGGATTCATACAGGAGAAGCCATTGTTGGTAATATTGGCTCCGACCGAAGGTTAGATTATACAGTCATTGGTGACAATGTAAATTTAGCTTCTAGAATCGAAGGATTAACCAAACATTACAATTGTCCTATTTTAATATCCGAGGTCACATTCAAACAAGTCGTCGGTAAATATTCCTTAGATGATGGTTTCCAAATTCGAGAAATTGATCAAGTCATTGTCAAAGGAAAATCAAAACCAATCACCGTGTATGAAGTGATTTGTTTAGCAGTTTAG
- a CDS encoding siderophore-interacting protein, with amino-acid sequence MSETNSFFKRTLKSIFSIFITETKISKIERLTNAFVLIEMKGKKLKESNWVPGGKVQVDVGIFTYRTFTPINVDKAEGKLSFLCFKHHNGPASHWINALKVGDPCEVFGPRESLDFSSLEGDAILFGDETSFGIAKVLQNKLEKKSHLFFELTSTETSKEALEKLGVTGERMIERSADGSHLQKLSQEIVDRISQIPDAKIFLTGRASSIQQVRNYLKNSGIPTNKLKVRAYWADGKKGLD; translated from the coding sequence ATGTCGGAAACAAATTCATTTTTCAAACGTACCCTAAAGTCTATCTTCAGTATTTTTATAACCGAAACCAAAATTTCAAAAATTGAAAGGTTAACGAATGCATTCGTTCTCATCGAAATGAAGGGGAAAAAATTAAAAGAATCAAATTGGGTGCCCGGTGGCAAAGTACAAGTTGATGTGGGAATTTTTACCTACCGCACTTTCACTCCCATTAACGTTGATAAAGCGGAAGGCAAACTTTCGTTTTTATGTTTTAAGCATCATAATGGCCCTGCTTCCCATTGGATCAATGCCTTAAAAGTTGGAGACCCTTGTGAAGTGTTCGGCCCTCGTGAGTCACTGGATTTTTCGAGTCTTGAGGGAGATGCCATCTTATTCGGCGATGAAACTTCTTTTGGTATAGCGAAGGTTTTGCAAAACAAATTGGAAAAAAAATCTCACTTATTCTTTGAGCTGACCTCGACAGAAACAAGCAAAGAGGCTCTGGAAAAATTAGGTGTTACGGGAGAGAGAATGATAGAACGATCCGCCGATGGGTCACATCTCCAAAAACTTTCACAAGAAATTGTGGACCGCATCTCGCAGATTCCCGATGCAAAGATTTTCCTTACCGGGCGAGCCAGTTCCATCCAACAAGTCAGAAACTATTTGAAAAATTCAGGTATACCAACTAACAAATTAAAGGTTCGTGCTTACTGGGCAGACGGAAAAAAGGGTTTAGACTAG
- a CDS encoding nuclear transport factor 2 family protein has translation MNVHENKKIVTDFFRHLNERNMKDAFELLDDDLHWWIVGNIPVSGDYDFKKITFGFKMIFRAFENFQFTLKEMTGEEERVSLVAESHGIRKSTGKHYNNQYHFLFSLNQGKILKVKEFFDTVHALWVESPESEGLS, from the coding sequence ATGAATGTACATGAAAACAAAAAGATTGTTACCGATTTTTTTAGACACCTGAATGAACGAAATATGAAAGATGCATTCGAATTATTAGATGATGACTTACATTGGTGGATTGTAGGAAACATACCCGTTTCCGGTGATTACGACTTCAAAAAGATAACATTTGGATTTAAAATGATCTTCAGAGCATTTGAGAACTTCCAGTTCACTTTGAAAGAGATGACGGGAGAAGAAGAACGAGTCAGCCTTGTAGCCGAATCACATGGAATTAGAAAGTCTACCGGGAAACATTATAACAATCAGTATCATTTTCTATTTTCCTTAAACCAAGGTAAAATTCTGAAAGTAAAAGAATTTTTTGATACAGTCCATGCATTGTGGGTAGAAAGTCCTGAAAGTGAAGGCCTCTCTTGA
- a CDS encoding ATP-binding protein, translating into MNDLQLKDISTKQLSIIGYEESLFREIKNIFDWRKEIGKKGKHNSWMVKALPNLNTSLMQGTGLGGLVTSMGAMLRKVEKNGNVATIPIRHLELVEENFKYTKKLVNSLAVAQRYFEESDFGLELLTVQEIISLIKNITEDLEDMLKIKNQKILVSFLPNANSYHVKINRERLVTTTKELFINAMKYSPEGISLIVLFLITGNNFLIKFINPSYEDGIRAMDYGHSDDLAFFQPFFRLGKVVDERFDKEEFALGLGLAIVKKIIEDMDGNIQIGTIQSGIYRNVLQTEQVDKHFAEVCVTLEFNLV; encoded by the coding sequence ATGAATGATTTACAATTAAAAGATATTTCTACAAAACAACTCAGTATTATCGGTTATGAAGAAAGTTTATTTCGAGAAATTAAAAACATCTTTGATTGGCGAAAGGAGATTGGAAAGAAAGGGAAACATAACTCTTGGATGGTGAAGGCTTTGCCAAATTTAAACACTAGTTTGATGCAAGGTACCGGTCTTGGTGGTTTGGTGACATCAATGGGTGCGATGCTTCGGAAAGTAGAGAAAAATGGAAATGTCGCTACGATTCCCATTCGTCATTTAGAGTTAGTTGAGGAAAATTTTAAATACACAAAAAAATTAGTCAATTCTTTGGCTGTGGCTCAGAGATATTTCGAAGAAAGTGATTTTGGATTGGAATTGTTGACGGTTCAAGAAATTATAAGTTTAATCAAAAATATTACAGAAGATTTGGAGGATATGTTAAAAATAAAAAACCAAAAAATTCTAGTTTCTTTTTTACCAAATGCAAACTCATATCATGTAAAAATCAATCGAGAAAGATTAGTTACGACAACAAAGGAATTATTCATTAATGCGATGAAGTATTCTCCAGAAGGTATTTCCTTGATTGTACTTTTTTTGATTACAGGGAATAACTTTTTAATTAAATTTATTAACCCATCTTATGAAGACGGAATTAGGGCAATGGATTATGGTCATTCTGATGATTTAGCTTTTTTCCAACCGTTTTTTAGGTTAGGAAAAGTTGTGGATGAGCGTTTTGATAAGGAAGAGTTTGCACTTGGATTAGGGTTAGCGATTGTTAAAAAAATTATCGAAGATATGGATGGGAATATTCAGATCGGAACAATTCAGTCTGGTATATACAGAAATGTATTACAGACTGAACAAGTAGATAAACACTTCGCGGAAGTTTGTGTAACTTTGGAATTTAATTTAGTTTGA
- a CDS encoding helix-turn-helix domain-containing protein: protein MNHYLPNRKIKIYSLEDFGANADEDFFITVFRDSAYKNKKWSALSINHFSSLILIRKGRGRIEIDSKKYTIDDYGLLYLPHYVSHRGEWSDVIDGLVIKFYDSFLIRKNEYPATRFSFFLNTKLPLVLNIKDYKIVWNMIPFLEKELMLEDKSEIEIIRNLSELLFLYLNRYIQKNQKLIPMKANRIVYEFFRLLNLSQGEIRSVNYFASQLAITPGHLSDIVKEVTGRSASDFIKENVIRRAFRLLEHTDERISDIALQLNFQDSAYFTRFFKKKTGLSPSEFRKNKNPTFVQIPP from the coding sequence ATGAATCACTATTTGCCAAATCGTAAGATAAAAATCTATAGTTTAGAGGATTTTGGCGCTAATGCTGACGAAGACTTTTTTATTACTGTATTTCGGGATTCGGCATATAAAAATAAAAAATGGTCAGCTTTAAGTATAAATCATTTTTCATCTTTAATATTGATTAGAAAGGGTAGAGGCCGTATTGAAATAGATTCAAAAAAATATACAATTGACGATTACGGTCTTTTGTATTTGCCGCATTATGTTTCTCATCGAGGTGAATGGAGTGACGTAATCGACGGCCTTGTGATCAAATTCTACGACTCCTTTTTAATTCGTAAAAATGAATATCCCGCAACTAGATTCTCGTTTTTTCTTAATACAAAATTACCTTTAGTTCTGAATATAAAAGATTATAAGATAGTTTGGAATATGATTCCTTTTTTGGAAAAGGAACTAATGTTGGAAGATAAATCTGAAATAGAGATCATTCGAAATTTATCTGAACTACTGTTTCTTTATCTAAATCGTTATATCCAAAAAAATCAAAAATTGATTCCAATGAAAGCGAATCGAATCGTATACGAATTTTTTCGTCTATTAAATTTATCTCAAGGTGAAATTAGATCGGTAAACTATTTTGCATCCCAGCTTGCGATTACACCAGGACACCTAAGCGATATAGTTAAAGAGGTTACAGGGAGATCTGCTTCTGATTTTATTAAGGAAAATGTTATTAGAAGAGCATTCCGGCTTTTAGAACACACAGATGAAAGAATATCTGATATCGCTTTGCAGCTAAACTTTCAGGATTCAGCATATTTTACACGATTTTTTAAAAAGAAAACTGGTTTGAGTCCTTCTGAATTTAGAAAAAACAAAAATCCGACATTTGTCCAAATACCACCTTAA